From Plasmodium relictum strain SGS1 genome assembly, chromosome: 8, the proteins below share one genomic window:
- a CDS encoding phosphoglycerate mutase, putative has protein sequence MKNNSYENNYHYKSNFNSFLLKGRKLNIKNTSTNGYKSITKNGLLYKTPLNERKIYLDEDNKFKSKKKNVPSHIYREYNYYNKENVNNFNYLKPNYFNKVYEKYQNTKITTNNDNGNINYDYMFKKKKGSERNTKHNDLIGDLYYKTSFYLKKNRKYMQRILKKNYVVKIYLVRHIEALHNREVLENSKISKDLIYRNIKFLDCKTSEEGLKKCSDLKNDENKLYKKIMLLYNDSIQKNNLNYSKKDKGVFEKNQNFIIISSPLRRCLETMKYFFNFKKNIVIHEAVRETSGNYFCDERSKTSDVKKFCDKNFDDYEILCYGENDTMTGSKLRESSEQVYCRCLQFLKFIHSLAINYFSSIEKQYEEKDRNDKNANNNTNNSHNEIFVNGANANSQISKISNDQNEYELNNDLEKYKKKKSSSLEESTYLKRDNDEEIKLLENKNKEHNKKKDKKNVYNIVLVSHSSFIIHFLALLDYLELDSRGLKNCDIRKIAIPLTNSFLFYNNVTNLQLAKPIPISSIPLSFKNKNKILKKAYKDKYIYTINNCSDLDELICLHGCTVVIYHYDLVVNSEKYKKHLEKIQNFIDHNNECEKNVTYSNGIYKNFVLKNKKMGRKTLISDASKYLVYSEEKGVWEICKKGYFVGQNVIIIVLPDVEGKTTKSNQNKNKEEFKNKKNDKSYYLENVKQVIDNYDNVGDLIKSKNFWQTMKENIKNLDLYSFQEYLIEKYNKIIKNEMDVCYIDLVGCIKNKNFMDKYENKCDGYLKRLKEKYDKNSYIDFEQECKYINDNLIDKIFSEYVNDNDSNNKNSSENDIQNLIKRKFIYIPKKSHSKKNLQIHQTNINDVNNKSFLQENIKFLKSLPQSIQNLNVEMFYRDHYFYFHCLHKFIKSKNKIEGLVISKLLSFLDLLKTYNTNVSNKNFQKLIKLEELLDNNTKEEGEKINTYLCEKKPIINNNSSYCAEGLRKYKVIHSLPGKKKSVVDDLNYLRYNLLTVSGGVENVYILNILK, from the exons atgaaaaataattcgTATGAGaataattatcattataaATCTAATTTTAACTCTTTCTTATTAAAAGgaagaaaattaaatattaaaaacacCTCTACAAATGGATATAAAAGTATAACAAAAAATGGgttattatataaaaccCCCTTAAATGAAAGGAAAATTTATTTAGATGaagataataaatttaaatcaaaaaaaaaaaatgttccTTCTCATATTTATAgagaatataattattataataaagaaaatgtaaataattttaattatttaaaaccaaattattttaataaagtaTACGAGAAATAtcaaaatacaaaaataaccACAAATAATGATAACGGGAACATTAATTATGACtatatgtttaaaaaaaagaaaggtTCTGAAAGAAATACAAAGCACAACGATTTAATTGGTGATTTATATTACAAAacttcattttatttaaaaaaaaatagaaagtaCATGCAAAGAATactaaaaaagaattatgttgtaaaaatttatttagttAGACATATAGAAGCACTGCATAATAGAGAAGTTCTTGAAAATTCTAAAATATCGAAAGATTTGatttatagaaatataaaatttctaGATTGTAAAACAAGTGAAGAAGGGTTGAAAAAATGCTCAGATTTGAAGAATGACGAAAATaaactttataaaaagattatgctattatataatgattcaattcaaaaaaataatttaaattatagcaaaaaagataaaggtgtttttgaaaaaaatcaaaacTTTATCATAATTAGCTCACCTCTTAGAAGATGCTTAGAAacaatgaaatatttttttaactttaaaaaaaatattgttatACATGAAGCTGTTCGTGAAACTTCAGGTAATTATTTTTGTGATGAAAGATCTAAAACATCAgatgtaaaaaaattttgcgataaaaattttgatgaTTATGAAATATTATGTTATGGAGAAAATGATACTATGACAGGAAGTAAACTTAGAGAGTCATCAGAACAAGTATACTGTAGATGCTTACAGTTTTTAAAGTTTATTCATTCACTAgctattaattatttttctagTATTGAAAAACAGTATGAAGAAAAGGATAGGAATGATAAAAATGCAAATAACAATACTAATAATTCACACAATGAAATTTTTGTCAATGGAGCAAATGCAAACAGTCAAATAAGCAAAATATCTAATGATCAGAATGaatatgaattaaataatgatttagaaaaatataaaaaaaaaaaaagttcatCACTGGAAGAGAGTACATATCTAAAAAGAGATAATGATgaagaaattaaattattagaaaacaaaaacaaagaacataataaaaagaaagacaaaaaaaatgtgTACAATATTGTTTTAGTTTCACATAgttcttttattattcattttttagcTTTATTGGATTATTTAGAGTTGGATTCGAGAGGATTAAAAAACTGTGATATTAGAAAAATAGCAATACCATTAACaaattcctttttattttataacaaCGTTACAAATTTACAGTTAGCTAAGCCGATTCCTATAAGTAGTATACCcttaagttttaaaaataaaaataaaattttgaaaaaagcttataaagataaatatatatacacaatAAATAACTGCAGCGATCTTGATGAACTCATTTGTTTACATGGTTGTACTGTTGTTATATATCATTATGATTTAGTCGTAAACAgtgaaaaatacaaaaaacatttagaaaaaatacaaaattttattgatCATAATAATGAATGTGAGAAAAATGTTACTTATTCCAATggtatttataaaaattttgttttaaagaataaaaaaatgggAAGAAAAACTTTAATATCAGATGCAAGTAAATACCTTGTATATTCAGAAGAAAAAGGAGTTTGGGAAATTTGCAAAAAAGGGTATTTCGTAGGTCAAAATGTAATTATAATTGTTTTACCAGATGTGGAGGGAAAAACAACAAAAAGTAAccaaaacaaaaacaaagaggaatttaaaaataaaaaaaatgataaatcgTATTATTTAGAAAATGTAAAACAAGTTATAGATAATTATGATAACGTTGGGGATTTAATTAAATCGAAAAATTTTTGGCAAACtatgaaagaaaatattaaaaatttggaCCTCTATTCATTTCAAGAATAtctaatagaaaaatataataaaattataaaaaatgaaatggaTGTTTGTTATATTGACTTAGTAGGAtgcattaaaaataaaaactttatggataaatatgaaaataaatgtgATGGATATTTAAAGagattaaaagaaaaatatgataaaaattctTATATTGATTTTGAACAAgaatgtaaatatattaatgataatttaatTGATAAAATATTCTCAGAATATGTGAATGACAatgatagtaataataagaaTTCTAGTGAAAATGATAtacaaaatttaattaaaagaaaatttatatatatcccAAAGAAGTCCCatagcaaaaaaaatttacaaattcATCAAACTAATATTAACgatgtaaataataaaagttttctccaagaaaatataaaatttttgaaatCCTTGCCTCAATCAATTCAAAATTTGAATGTAGAAATGTTTTATCGTGatcactatttttattttcattgtttacacaaatttataaaaagtaaaaataaaatagaaggTCTTGTTATATCCAAATTATTGTCATTTCTcgatttattaaaaacatataatacGAAtgtatcaaataaaaattttcagaaattaattaaattagaaGAGCTACTtgataataatacaaaagaagaaggagaaaaaattaatacatatttatGCGAAAAAAAACCAatcataaataataatagttcTTATTGTGCAGAAGGATTACGAAAATATAAAGTCATCCATTCTTTGCCTG gtaaaaaaaaaagtgtagtTGACgacttaaattatttaagatataatttattaacaGTATCAGGAGGAGTAGAAAATgtgtatatattaaatattcttaaataa